One Methanohalophilus mahii DSM 5219 genomic window carries:
- a CDS encoding ferritin-like domain-containing protein — MSIDKILKDTFKGETTEVGWYFAMSKLAEREGYPEVAVYLRQIAMDEAWHAAETAEILGLIKDSTIENIRMMLEGETAAEGEKGDAAKIARDEGNERAALFFEKASFDEARHKEGLKGLLKRLEKEC; from the coding sequence ATGAGTATTGATAAAATATTGAAAGATACTTTCAAAGGGGAAACGACAGAAGTTGGATGGTACTTTGCCATGTCTAAACTGGCAGAGAGGGAAGGCTATCCGGAAGTTGCAGTTTACTTGCGCCAGATTGCAATGGATGAGGCCTGGCATGCTGCAGAAACTGCTGAGATTCTCGGATTGATCAAAGATTCTACAATTGAGAACATCAGGATGATGCTTGAAGGCGAAACCGCGGCAGAAGGCGAAAAGGGTGATGCTGCTAAAATTGCCAGGGATGAAGGCAATGAACGGGCAGCTCTTTTCTTCGAGAAAGCTTCCTTTGATGAGGCAAGACATAAAGAAGGCCTTAAAGGGCTGCTGAAAAGACTGGAAAAAGAGTGTTAA
- a CDS encoding nitrite/sulfite reductase domain-containing protein translates to MSKDILEKGAILQRDRETFAIAPQTPGGIVSPDILRKIADTADKYGAAAIKLTSAQRVCIVGLKEEDIDNAWDDLGMKPGAAIGLCVRSIKICPGTTFCKRGQQDAVTLGLELDEIYHGMQLPSKFKIAVSGCMNSCSEPAVRDIGIMGTPKGYTVMVGGNAGIRPRLGDVIADELNDDEVKELVDKIVSFYKTHTKKHRIGRVIDDMGLENFKREIGL, encoded by the coding sequence ATGTCAAAAGATATTCTTGAAAAGGGTGCCATTCTCCAGAGGGACCGTGAAACATTCGCTATTGCTCCCCAAACACCGGGAGGCATTGTATCGCCTGATATCTTACGTAAGATTGCTGACACTGCAGATAAATATGGTGCAGCTGCCATTAAACTGACATCTGCTCAGCGTGTCTGTATTGTAGGCCTCAAGGAAGAAGATATAGACAATGCCTGGGATGACCTGGGTATGAAACCGGGTGCTGCAATAGGTCTATGTGTGAGAAGTATTAAGATATGTCCGGGTACCACTTTCTGTAAACGTGGTCAGCAGGATGCTGTAACTCTCGGCCTTGAACTGGATGAGATATATCACGGAATGCAACTTCCTTCCAAATTCAAAATTGCGGTTTCCGGCTGCATGAATTCGTGTTCCGAACCGGCTGTCAGGGACATAGGTATCATGGGTACCCCGAAAGGCTATACTGTGATGGTTGGCGGTAATGCAGGAATTCGTCCAAGACTTGGTGATGTGATAGCTGATGAACTTAATGATGACGAAGTCAAAGAACTCGTTGATAAGATTGTCAGCTTTTACAAGACCCACACAAAAAAACATAGAATCGGACGCGTGATCGATGATATGGGTCTTGAAAATTTCAAAAGGGAAATAGGCCTGTAA
- a CDS encoding disulfide reductase yields MAMEYYSGISDAMRITFVQVMILATIAIVIFLYGMYINLKKWGLGAEGYGQKPSKGSIFTFPKTLAYQLSEDGHGHKQNIIVTLVLDILLQRRIMRRSPLRWFMHITIFVGWMTLFLLSLLMFLVELLHMAHLGIGPEPAVFREFLGPINDLFSYILLTGIIIAIARRLFIPRMREATIAYDSILLGGLTLITVTGFIADGIRNGTFWGFGIEYPYAPPAALFHVIISLLFCIAYIPYSKYIHMIATPLTILANKGGE; encoded by the coding sequence ATGGCTATGGAATATTATTCTGGCATATCCGATGCTATGAGGATCACATTCGTGCAGGTCATGATACTGGCCACGATCGCGATTGTGATATTCCTCTATGGAATGTATATAAATTTGAAAAAATGGGGATTAGGTGCTGAAGGTTACGGGCAAAAGCCTTCCAAAGGCAGCATCTTTACTTTCCCGAAAACACTGGCCTATCAGCTGAGTGAGGATGGGCATGGTCATAAGCAGAATATCATTGTAACGCTTGTGCTTGATATTCTATTGCAACGTCGTATAATGCGCCGCAGTCCCCTTCGATGGTTCATGCACATTACCATTTTTGTAGGCTGGATGACCCTGTTCTTATTGTCTCTTCTCATGTTCCTTGTGGAATTACTCCACATGGCACACCTGGGAATCGGGCCTGAACCTGCAGTCTTCAGAGAATTCCTCGGTCCAATTAATGACCTGTTCAGCTACATTCTGCTTACAGGTATAATAATTGCAATCGCAAGAAGGCTCTTTATCCCGAGAATGCGTGAAGCTACCATTGCATATGACTCCATACTGCTTGGTGGACTGACCCTCATTACTGTTACAGGATTTATTGCTGATGGTATCAGGAACGGCACTTTCTGGGGCTTTGGTATCGAATATCCCTATGCTCCACCCGCGGCACTGTTCCATGTGATTATTTCCCTGCTATTCTGTATTGCTTACATCCCGTACAGCAAATATATCCACATGATTGCAACACCTCTTACTATCCTGGCCAACAAGGGAGGCGAATAA
- a CDS encoding (Fe-S)-binding protein, with amino-acid sequence MVRDNPSITTENLTAVQLMEIDSCTRCGECVEWCPTYDASGKDPGLAPRDKILRWQEYMKKSYGLRARLFGPKQVPEEEIDQFKEDVYGCTTCAMCATVCESGINTVELWEAMRANLVKRGNGPVGKQPMFVKLIGEYGNPYMADPKERLSWVPDDVKIEDKADILYFGGCTAELRQKKLAFATARVLNHLDIPFTMLGEDEQCCNSALVRTGQYEIEDISRKSARKNVDGIKAKGATKVLFACAGCYRTALVDWPRLLGEELPFEVIHITEYLDKLIDEGKINWKQPFDNQTVTYHDPCHLGRHVGVFEPPRKVLRSIPGLNFVEMDRIKDNQRCCGAGGGVKAGIPDLALGVAETRVEDALAKNPDILSSACPFCKRNLSDGRDSVKAEDLEVEDVIVLTAEALGIDLSDCEDQAR; translated from the coding sequence ATGGTACGTGATAATCCGTCTATTACAACGGAAAACCTTACAGCTGTCCAGCTTATGGAAATCGATTCCTGTACACGCTGTGGAGAGTGTGTAGAGTGGTGTCCTACCTATGATGCATCAGGTAAGGATCCAGGACTTGCACCAAGGGACAAGATTCTGCGCTGGCAGGAATATATGAAAAAATCCTATGGTCTGCGTGCCAGGCTCTTTGGGCCTAAGCAGGTTCCGGAGGAAGAAATTGACCAGTTCAAGGAAGATGTCTACGGATGTACAACATGTGCAATGTGTGCTACAGTTTGTGAATCCGGTATCAATACCGTTGAACTGTGGGAAGCAATGCGTGCCAATCTCGTAAAACGTGGCAATGGTCCTGTTGGAAAGCAGCCCATGTTTGTCAAACTCATTGGAGAATATGGCAATCCATACATGGCAGATCCCAAGGAACGTCTAAGCTGGGTCCCTGACGATGTAAAAATAGAAGATAAAGCAGACATTCTCTATTTCGGTGGTTGTACTGCAGAATTGAGACAGAAAAAACTTGCTTTTGCAACCGCACGTGTACTGAATCATCTGGATATTCCTTTCACCATGCTCGGTGAGGATGAACAGTGCTGTAATTCCGCTCTTGTAAGGACCGGTCAGTACGAAATAGAAGACATTTCCAGAAAGTCTGCCCGTAAAAATGTAGACGGTATCAAGGCAAAGGGTGCCACCAAAGTACTTTTCGCCTGTGCGGGTTGTTACAGGACTGCTCTTGTGGATTGGCCAAGGTTACTTGGTGAAGAACTTCCATTCGAGGTTATTCACATAACTGAGTACCTTGACAAACTCATCGATGAAGGTAAGATCAACTGGAAACAGCCCTTTGATAACCAAACTGTTACTTACCACGATCCATGCCACCTGGGACGTCACGTTGGGGTCTTCGAACCACCACGTAAGGTATTGCGCAGTATCCCCGGTCTGAACTTTGTTGAAATGGATCGTATAAAGGATAACCAGCGATGTTGTGGAGCAGGCGGTGGTGTCAAAGCAGGTATTCCGGATCTTGCGCTTGGTGTTGCCGAGACAAGAGTTGAAGATGCTCTTGCCAAGAATCCGGATATTCTTTCCAGTGCCTGTCCATTCTGTAAGAGAAACCTTTCTGATGGAAGAGACTCTGTCAAGGCAGAAGATCTGGAAGTCGAAGATGTCATTGTTTTGACCGCTGAGGCTCTTGGTATCGATCTTTCTGATTGTGAAGATCAGGCAAGATAA
- a CDS encoding DUF116 domain-containing protein — translation MQIPYEFLGRIFIYLIILALAGILLALIVGAYSFRKRHIIFPKFVLFILYMFYAPAKWICRMFHIRDTLVDEILIEIRNAVMLDEFSNSSGLRVVFLPQCLRNARCPARCDPIHGYECRRCGLCSIGYISSEAEKRGFRVFVIPGGSFIKKIIKNYHPTSCIGVACYNELTEAMEEVSFMPVQGICLLKDGCFETEVDAEAVIEKMEACNVRSDR, via the coding sequence ATGCAAATTCCCTATGAGTTTTTAGGCAGGATATTCATATACCTGATAATTCTGGCTTTGGCAGGGATATTGTTGGCACTTATAGTAGGTGCTTACAGTTTCAGGAAAAGGCACATTATTTTCCCAAAATTTGTCCTTTTCATTCTCTATATGTTCTATGCTCCGGCCAAATGGATATGCAGAATGTTCCATATCAGGGATACTCTGGTTGATGAGATTCTGATCGAAATTCGCAATGCTGTAATGCTTGATGAATTTAGTAACAGTTCCGGTTTACGTGTTGTATTCCTGCCACAATGTCTCAGGAATGCCCGTTGTCCTGCACGTTGTGATCCAATTCATGGTTATGAATGTCGGCGATGTGGCCTTTGTTCCATTGGTTATATCAGTTCAGAAGCTGAAAAACGTGGCTTCCGCGTTTTTGTAATTCCCGGGGGAAGTTTCATTAAGAAGATCATAAAAAACTATCATCCTACTTCATGCATCGGAGTGGCCTGTTATAATGAGCTTACAGAGGCTATGGAAGAAGTTTCATTTATGCCTGTGCAGGGAATCTGCCTCTTAAAAGATGGTTGTTTTGAAACAGAAGTGGACGCCGAGGCTGTAATTGAAAAAATGGAGGCATGTAATGTACGATCTGATAGGTAA
- a CDS encoding DUF116 domain-containing protein, which yields MYDLIGKVLLGVVAISVFLSSLALFVSRISLNRHVRLAGIFAWILDLFYLPIKYFFCKFSDPRILDSWMVSLKNIAHYQAFSRTRNRIMLLPHCMRFLDCPAHASRYGIQCKECGRCIVGQLKRDAQRYGYHFYIITGSSFVKHVLKEKPADGILVVGCNYEINKGMRFLRGKNVIAYGVPLESDGCYNTSISYEKIAGILEEFGPAGNSV from the coding sequence ATGTACGATCTGATAGGTAAAGTGCTGCTAGGAGTCGTGGCAATATCTGTCTTTTTGAGTAGCCTTGCTCTTTTTGTCAGTCGTATCAGCCTTAATAGGCATGTACGTCTTGCAGGTATTTTTGCATGGATACTTGATTTATTCTACCTGCCTATCAAGTATTTCTTTTGCAAATTCTCTGATCCCCGTATCCTGGACAGCTGGATGGTTTCCCTGAAGAACATTGCTCATTATCAGGCTTTCAGTAGGACTCGTAACAGGATTATGCTGTTGCCACATTGCATGCGTTTTCTTGATTGCCCCGCCCATGCTTCACGATATGGTATACAATGCAAGGAATGTGGCAGGTGTATAGTTGGACAGCTAAAAAGGGATGCGCAAAGGTATGGTTATCATTTCTATATTATAACCGGTTCCTCATTTGTGAAGCATGTATTGAAAGAAAAGCCTGCAGATGGCATCCTTGTTGTTGGTTGTAATTATGAGATCAACAAGGGGATGCGTTTTCTACGAGGTAAAAATGTTATTGCTTATGGTGTTCCTCTTGAAAGTGATGGTTGTTATAATACCTCCATAAGTTACGAAAAAATTGCAGGCATTCTTGAAGAATTCGGTCCGGCTGGCAATAGTGTGTGA
- the msrB gene encoding peptide-methionine (R)-S-oxide reductase MsrB codes for MPEEWKQISEEEWKKRLSAEQFRVLRKKGTEAPFSGKYNDFYENGIYTCAGCGQEMFSSSSKYDAGTGWPSFWEAISEDNIERIPDYSLGMKRIEVICSRCGGHLGHVFDDGPAPTGEHFCIDSISLDFNPE; via the coding sequence ATGCCCGAGGAATGGAAACAAATTTCAGAAGAGGAATGGAAAAAACGATTGTCTGCAGAACAGTTTCGTGTCCTCAGGAAAAAAGGAACTGAAGCACCTTTCAGTGGCAAATATAATGATTTTTATGAAAATGGTATATACACCTGTGCCGGGTGTGGCCAAGAAATGTTTTCTTCCTCCTCAAAGTACGACGCAGGCACCGGCTGGCCAAGCTTCTGGGAAGCAATATCCGAAGACAACATTGAAAGAATACCGGACTATTCCCTGGGAATGAAACGTATCGAAGTAATATGCAGCCGCTGTGGCGGGCATCTAGGCCATGTTTTTGATGATGGACCGGCCCCCACCGGAGAGCACTTTTGTATAGATTCCATTTCCCTGGATTTCAATCCTGAATAA
- a CDS encoding universal stress protein, producing the protein MSTKIEKIMISTDGSENVKNAVDWGIELAKATGAEVKAVYVLPPVSVSIATRGERWADSLRNHLKDEGKSATEYVVDAGKKADVEVEPIIIEGSPADGIVKFATENEIDLIVMGTLGRTGISHLLLGSVAENVVRHSKTQVLVVP; encoded by the coding sequence ATGAGTACGAAAATTGAAAAGATAATGATATCTACCGATGGGTCTGAGAATGTAAAGAATGCTGTCGATTGGGGTATCGAACTTGCAAAAGCAACCGGTGCAGAGGTCAAGGCAGTCTACGTTTTACCGCCTGTAAGTGTATCCATCGCAACCCGCGGAGAAAGGTGGGCCGATTCATTGCGCAATCACCTTAAAGATGAAGGGAAAAGTGCAACTGAATACGTTGTTGACGCCGGAAAGAAAGCAGATGTCGAGGTAGAACCCATAATAATTGAGGGAAGTCCAGCAGATGGCATTGTCAAATTTGCCACGGAAAACGAGATAGACCTCATTGTGATGGGGACACTTGGCAGAACCGGTATCAGTCATCTTTTACTTGGCAGTGTGGCAGAAAATGTGGTAAGGCATTCCAAAACACAAGTCTTGGTCGTACCCTGA